One window from the genome of Spirosoma rhododendri encodes:
- a CDS encoding murein hydrolase activator EnvC family protein, producing MMAQQTQRSRQALEREKKQNLEKMGQIRSILTKTASEKEASLGQLKALDQQIQTQSQQISLMNKDLRLTEEEIAELRQASQKLTNDLSKLKVEYGSMIYTADRRRQQVNPLGFLFASDNFNQLVARYRYLGQYSDARRSQVRQMNVIQGDLTDKERATQRKRKQQKGTLQDKVGESKKLETLKQEKNQVVEQLSKKEVELRTELAESRRAIGQLETLITRLIAREAKERAEREARERAARLARERLARQEAARRAAERKRAEEQVAAAEKAGKQPDPEAVAKVERPAEPEPEAPAPTPDERRNTSLNNEETALASSFTASRARLPWPVSKGFVSDHFGRRAHALLKGIYVENQGVTIQTTAGESVRSVYDGIVQDVTNIPGMNNVVAIQHGTYFTVYAKLRSVQVRAGQRVKARESIGTVATDKNGVSEMQFQIWKEFTKLNPESWLSPR from the coding sequence ATGATGGCTCAACAGACACAGCGCAGCCGACAGGCACTGGAAAGAGAGAAAAAACAGAACCTGGAGAAGATGGGGCAGATTCGCTCCATCCTGACCAAAACAGCCTCGGAGAAGGAAGCCAGCCTGGGCCAGTTAAAAGCGCTCGACCAGCAGATTCAGACGCAATCGCAGCAGATTAGTTTGATGAACAAAGATCTGCGGCTTACGGAAGAAGAGATTGCTGAACTGCGGCAGGCAAGCCAGAAACTAACGAATGACCTGAGCAAACTGAAAGTCGAGTATGGGTCGATGATCTACACCGCCGACCGGCGTCGGCAGCAGGTTAATCCGCTGGGTTTTCTGTTTGCTTCCGACAATTTCAACCAATTGGTTGCCCGGTATCGCTACTTAGGCCAGTATTCCGACGCCCGACGGAGTCAGGTGCGCCAGATGAACGTTATCCAGGGCGACCTGACGGATAAGGAACGGGCCACCCAGCGCAAACGGAAGCAGCAAAAAGGAACGTTGCAGGATAAAGTTGGCGAATCGAAGAAGCTGGAAACGCTGAAGCAGGAGAAAAATCAGGTCGTTGAGCAACTAAGCAAAAAGGAGGTTGAACTTCGGACTGAACTGGCCGAAAGCCGACGGGCCATCGGGCAGCTGGAAACGCTGATCACGCGGCTGATCGCTCGGGAAGCGAAAGAGCGGGCCGAGCGCGAAGCCCGCGAACGGGCGGCCCGACTCGCCCGCGAACGACTTGCCCGGCAGGAAGCGGCTCGCCGGGCGGCTGAACGCAAACGAGCGGAAGAACAGGTAGCTGCGGCCGAAAAAGCCGGTAAGCAGCCGGACCCCGAAGCGGTTGCCAAAGTCGAACGACCCGCTGAACCCGAACCGGAAGCCCCTGCTCCCACACCCGACGAACGGCGAAACACTAGCCTTAACAACGAAGAAACGGCCCTGGCATCGTCGTTTACTGCGTCTCGGGCGCGCTTGCCGTGGCCCGTGTCGAAAGGCTTTGTCTCCGACCATTTTGGGCGCCGGGCCCACGCGTTGCTAAAAGGAATTTACGTCGAAAATCAGGGTGTTACCATTCAAACTACCGCAGGGGAAAGCGTTCGGTCGGTGTACGACGGTATCGTGCAGGACGTGACCAATATTCCCGGCATGAACAACGTAGTCGCGATTCAGCACGGTACGTATTTTACCGTTTATGCCAAACTTCGTAGCGTGCAGGTGCGGGCCGGGCAGCGTGTGAAAGCCCGCGAATCCATCGGTACCGTGGCAACCGACAAGAATGGGGTGTCGGAAATGCAGTTTCAGATCTGGAAAGAGTTCACCAAACTGAACCCCGAATCCTGGCTTTCCCCTCGATAA
- a CDS encoding RluA family pseudouridine synthase yields the protein MRKKPYQVVYEDNHLLIVNKDPGILVQGDRTGDTTLLTVLKDYVKEKYEKPGEVFLGLVHRLDRPVSGLVVFARTSKALERMNEIFRKRQVQKTYWAVVRQKPPQDADKLVNWLVKDEQKNQVTVYDYEVPGSQKAELSYRLLGRINEHYLLEVNPITGRPHQIRSQLAHMGCPIRGDVKYGYDRAVADKKIYLHARRLYFVHPVKKEPILCKAGLPNDPFWEEFLELDDENYKDKNLDRIYE from the coding sequence ATGAGAAAGAAACCATATCAGGTTGTCTACGAAGACAACCATCTGCTGATCGTCAACAAAGATCCCGGTATACTGGTGCAGGGCGACCGCACCGGCGATACGACCTTGCTGACGGTACTGAAAGATTACGTTAAGGAGAAGTATGAGAAGCCGGGCGAGGTATTTCTGGGCCTGGTTCATCGGCTCGATCGACCCGTTAGTGGGCTGGTTGTATTCGCCCGTACGTCGAAGGCGCTGGAGCGAATGAACGAGATTTTTCGCAAGCGGCAGGTGCAGAAAACGTACTGGGCTGTTGTGCGGCAAAAGCCCCCGCAGGATGCGGATAAGCTGGTCAACTGGCTGGTGAAAGACGAGCAGAAAAATCAGGTAACGGTGTACGACTACGAAGTGCCTGGTTCGCAGAAAGCCGAACTGTCGTACCGGCTGCTGGGGCGTATTAACGAACATTACTTGCTGGAAGTAAACCCGATTACAGGTCGACCCCACCAGATCCGGTCGCAACTGGCGCATATGGGCTGCCCAATCCGGGGCGATGTTAAGTACGGGTACGATCGGGCTGTAGCCGATAAGAAAATCTACCTGCACGCCCGCCGACTCTATTTTGTCCATCCGGTGAAAAAGGAGCCGATCCTGTGCAAAGCGGGGTTACCGAACGATCCGTTCTGGGAAGAGTTTCTCGAACTGGATGACGAGAATTACAAGGACAAAAACCTGGATCGTATTTACGAATAG
- a CDS encoding pyridoxal phosphate-dependent aminotransferase, which translates to MSATLDTVSLLADRINALEESSTLAMTKKARELAAQGHKVISLSVGEPDFKTPAHICEAAKKAIDDGFHGYSPVAGYPDLRKAIADKFKRDNNIDWKPENIVVSTGAKHSLANVIQVLINPGDEVVIFSPYWVSYSEMVKLAEGKAVVVDGAFDNNFKVTPEQFEAAITDRTRIVMYASPNNPTGSIYSEAELRAIADVVAKHENVYVLADEIYEYINFTPEGHFSIGSIPEIADRVITVNGVAKGYAMTGWRIGYIGAAKWIADGVEKLQGQITSGTNSIAQKAAVAAISGPLDASMEMTKAYQRRRDLVVKLLKEVPHFRVNVPEGAFYAFPDISYYYGKSDGTTAINNSDDFASWLLNTAYVSTVAGSGFGAPNCLRISTAASDESLAEAVQRIKDAVATLS; encoded by the coding sequence ATGTCTGCCACGCTCGACACCGTGAGTCTGTTAGCCGACCGCATCAATGCGCTGGAAGAATCGTCCACGCTGGCGATGACCAAAAAAGCCCGCGAATTAGCCGCTCAGGGCCACAAAGTAATTAGCCTGAGCGTCGGCGAGCCTGATTTCAAAACCCCCGCCCACATCTGCGAAGCCGCCAAGAAAGCCATCGACGACGGCTTCCACGGCTACTCGCCCGTAGCTGGCTATCCCGACCTGCGCAAAGCCATCGCTGATAAATTCAAGCGTGACAATAATATCGACTGGAAACCCGAAAACATCGTCGTCTCGACGGGTGCCAAGCACTCGCTGGCCAACGTCATTCAGGTGCTGATTAACCCCGGCGATGAAGTCGTTATTTTTTCGCCCTACTGGGTTAGCTATTCCGAAATGGTGAAGCTGGCCGAAGGTAAAGCAGTGGTCGTCGACGGAGCGTTTGACAACAACTTTAAAGTAACACCCGAGCAGTTTGAAGCCGCCATCACCGACCGCACCCGGATCGTGATGTACGCATCGCCCAATAACCCGACCGGCTCGATCTATTCGGAAGCCGAACTGCGGGCCATTGCCGACGTGGTTGCCAAGCACGAGAACGTGTACGTACTGGCCGACGAAATCTATGAATACATCAACTTCACACCCGAAGGCCACTTCAGCATCGGCTCGATCCCTGAGATTGCCGATCGCGTGATCACCGTTAATGGCGTGGCTAAGGGCTATGCCATGACCGGCTGGCGCATTGGTTACATCGGCGCGGCCAAGTGGATTGCCGATGGCGTGGAGAAACTCCAGGGACAGATCACGTCGGGTACCAACTCGATTGCACAGAAAGCCGCCGTTGCCGCGATCAGCGGTCCGTTGGATGCCAGTATGGAAATGACGAAAGCCTATCAGCGTCGGCGCGACCTGGTGGTGAAACTGCTGAAAGAGGTGCCGCATTTCCGGGTCAACGTGCCCGAGGGTGCGTTCTACGCCTTCCCCGATATCAGCTATTACTACGGCAAGTCAGACGGCACGACGGCAATCAACAACTCCGACGATTTCGCGTCGTGGCTGCTAAACACGGCCTACGTTTCGACGGTAGCGGGTTCGGGCTTTGGAGCGCCTAACTGCCTGCGCATCTCGACCGCAGCCTCGGATGAATCGCTGGCAGAAGCGGTTCAACGTATAAAGGACGCCGTTGCGACGTTGAGCTAA
- a CDS encoding DUF4292 domain-containing protein, producing MTNVFTALLLLSVLIGAGGCRRQVPIATQQTQPAPRPTVDSGAVARPASSVSGTADKSVTKAADANVAQIDFIYLTTRSKLSFRSPQQEIDNATVSIRAQKDSLIWLSVSKLGIEGARVLISRDSVRILDKINRQYAVADYGTISQQFRFQLNFELLQAVLIGNLPLPNSPAQIVSAGADTLLLRQTDGGTRIDNYVGEQNRKLIRLLLTQQAGNNTLRLDYQDFTALNTFLFPYTSHLLLDYKAAATGQPAQTQLTIRHTKVELVGESPGFPFSVPASYQRRP from the coding sequence ATGACTAACGTTTTCACCGCGCTGTTATTACTGAGCGTGTTGATAGGCGCGGGCGGTTGCCGCCGACAGGTGCCCATAGCAACCCAGCAAACCCAGCCAGCGCCCCGCCCGACGGTCGATTCGGGTGCGGTGGCCCGGCCCGCTTCTTCGGTGTCTGGTACGGCTGATAAGTCAGTTACCAAAGCCGCCGATGCCAATGTTGCGCAGATCGATTTTATATACCTGACTACCCGATCTAAACTGTCATTTAGAAGCCCGCAGCAGGAAATCGACAATGCTACCGTCAGTATACGCGCGCAAAAGGATAGCCTGATCTGGCTGTCGGTTTCCAAACTGGGTATCGAAGGGGCGCGGGTACTCATATCGCGGGATTCGGTTCGTATCCTCGACAAAATCAACCGGCAGTATGCCGTAGCTGACTACGGTACTATCAGTCAGCAATTCCGGTTTCAACTGAATTTTGAGTTGTTGCAGGCAGTGCTGATCGGAAATCTGCCCCTGCCGAACAGCCCGGCTCAGATCGTTAGCGCCGGCGCCGATACATTGCTGCTGCGGCAAACGGATGGCGGTACACGAATTGATAATTATGTTGGAGAGCAGAATCGTAAGCTGATCCGACTCCTGCTTACGCAGCAGGCCGGTAACAACACGTTGCGGCTGGACTATCAGGATTTCACGGCGCTGAACACGTTTCTGTTCCCGTATACCAGTCATCTTTTGCTCGATTACAAAGCCGCAGCAACCGGGCAACCGGCGCAGACGCAGCTAACGATCCGGCATACCAAAGTTGAACTGGTAGGTGAAAGTCCGGGCTTTCCATTTTCGGTTCCGGCCAGCTACCAACGACGGCCGTAA
- the panB gene encoding 3-methyl-2-oxobutanoate hydroxymethyltransferase: MSVHNPDIKRVTTHTIQELKNKGEKISALTAYDYSMARAVDAAGVEVILVGDSASNVMAGHETTLPITLDQMIYHASSVVRAVKRALVVVDLPFGSYQGNSVEALRSAIRIMKESGAHAIKLEGGHEIRESIVRILSAGVPVMGHLGLTPQSIYKFGTYAVRAREEAEAAKLMTDAKMLEDIGCFGVVLEKIPAALTKQVSQTLHIPTIGIGAGPDADGQILVIHDMLGINNEFKPRFLRQYADLHSIMKQAITHYVDDVKSKDFPNEKEAY, encoded by the coding sequence ATGTCTGTTCATAATCCCGATATAAAGCGCGTTACAACGCACACCATTCAGGAACTCAAGAATAAGGGTGAGAAAATCTCGGCATTAACGGCCTACGATTATTCGATGGCGCGGGCCGTCGATGCGGCCGGTGTCGAAGTCATTCTGGTAGGCGATTCAGCGTCGAACGTTATGGCGGGCCACGAGACTACGCTGCCCATTACGCTCGATCAGATGATCTACCACGCCAGTTCGGTTGTGCGGGCGGTAAAGCGGGCACTGGTCGTCGTCGACCTGCCGTTTGGGTCGTATCAGGGTAATTCGGTGGAAGCGCTGCGGTCGGCTATTCGGATTATGAAAGAGTCGGGCGCCCATGCAATCAAGCTGGAGGGCGGGCATGAGATTCGCGAATCGATTGTTCGGATACTCAGTGCGGGCGTACCGGTCATGGGGCACCTGGGCCTGACGCCACAGTCAATTTATAAGTTTGGCACGTATGCCGTGCGGGCCCGTGAAGAAGCCGAAGCCGCCAAGCTAATGACTGACGCAAAAATGCTGGAGGACATTGGCTGCTTCGGCGTCGTACTCGAAAAAATCCCGGCGGCATTGACCAAACAGGTTTCTCAGACGCTACACATCCCGACGATCGGTATCGGTGCCGGGCCCGACGCCGATGGGCAGATTCTGGTTATCCACGATATGCTGGGTATCAACAACGAATTCAAACCACGCTTTCTGCGACAGTATGCCGACCTGCATTCGATTATGAAACAGGCCATTACGCATTATGTGGACGACGTGAAAAGTAAGGACTTCCCGAACGAGAAAGAAGCCTACTGA
- the folK gene encoding 2-amino-4-hydroxy-6-hydroxymethyldihydropteridine diphosphokinase, protein MITFFLLGANLGDRVGTLARAVSLIGERVGRVVVQSSLYETAPWGVTDQPAFLNQVLAVDTALEPEAALVKTQAIEHELGRVRHEHWGARTIDIDLLYYGQLIWQSPTLTLPHPLLHQRRFTLVPLAEIAPDAVHPVFNRTTLELLSDCVDMGTVTIFNSPINIPHTENVVPLCSVCYQFPKNHPRLCLPRSTP, encoded by the coding sequence TTGATAACTTTTTTCCTCCTCGGTGCGAATCTCGGTGATCGCGTGGGTACACTGGCGCGGGCGGTATCGCTCATCGGAGAGCGGGTCGGGCGGGTGGTGGTGCAGTCGAGCCTGTACGAGACAGCACCGTGGGGCGTTACCGATCAGCCCGCCTTTCTGAATCAGGTGCTGGCTGTCGATACGGCGCTGGAACCGGAAGCCGCGCTGGTGAAAACACAGGCGATCGAGCACGAACTGGGGCGCGTGCGGCACGAGCACTGGGGCGCCCGCACCATCGACATCGATCTGCTCTATTACGGGCAGCTTATCTGGCAGTCGCCCACGCTGACGCTCCCCCACCCGTTGCTGCATCAGCGACGATTTACGCTTGTACCACTGGCAGAAATCGCCCCCGACGCGGTGCACCCTGTTTTTAACCGGACAACGCTTGAACTGTTGAGTGACTGCGTTGATATGGGAACAGTAACTATTTTTAATTCCCCAATAAATATCCCCCACACTGAAAACGTAGTACCTTTGTGCTCAGTTTGTTATCAATTTCCTAAAAATCACCCCCGATTATGTCTGCCACGCTCGACACCGTGA